A window of the Mucilaginibacter sp. cycad4 genome harbors these coding sequences:
- a CDS encoding glycosyl hydrolase yields MSKAFKGIIILCLLIHSSTAMAQLFDPADKRATAETRQLFYSMQRLLNVGVIFGHHDDLAYGVGWRNEPGRSDVKSVTGSYPALYGWDLARIEHDSIHDINGIAFEQQKQFVKDVYALGGINTFCWHMDNPANGKTAWDTTQRTIKDLIPGGAFHEVYVGYLDRAANYLADLKGPEGEAIPILFRPFHELTGNWFWWCKNTCTPDEFKTLWRFTIDYLRDKKKLHNLLIVYSAADFESEDEFLERYPGDAYADFIGFDNYCTNSVESYQTKLDKRLAIVDVIAAKHHKMSCLPETGYEGIPMQNWWTEVLLQTLAKHKVSYVMAWRNGNDHHYYVPYPGQTSADDFIKFYNNPQTIFQNRITPLGIYGKPNWSPL; encoded by the coding sequence ATGAGCAAAGCTTTTAAAGGGATTATTATTTTATGCCTGCTGATCCATAGCTCAACCGCTATGGCGCAACTGTTTGACCCTGCCGATAAACGAGCCACAGCCGAAACCCGGCAGCTTTTTTACAGTATGCAGCGCCTGCTCAACGTGGGTGTAATATTTGGTCATCATGATGACCTGGCTTATGGTGTGGGATGGCGTAATGAACCCGGCCGTTCAGACGTTAAAAGTGTCACCGGATCATACCCTGCCCTGTATGGCTGGGATCTGGCCAGGATTGAGCATGACAGCATTCATGATATTAACGGTATTGCCTTTGAGCAGCAAAAGCAGTTTGTTAAGGATGTTTATGCGCTGGGCGGTATCAATACTTTTTGCTGGCATATGGATAACCCGGCCAATGGTAAAACCGCCTGGGATACCACGCAGCGTACCATAAAAGATCTTATCCCGGGTGGTGCGTTTCATGAGGTATATGTTGGATATCTTGATCGTGCCGCCAATTATTTAGCTGATCTGAAAGGGCCGGAGGGCGAGGCTATCCCGATATTGTTCCGGCCCTTCCATGAGCTTACAGGTAACTGGTTTTGGTGGTGCAAAAACACCTGTACGCCCGATGAATTCAAAACCCTGTGGCGCTTTACTATCGATTACCTGCGGGATAAAAAGAAGCTGCATAACCTGCTCATCGTATATTCGGCAGCCGATTTTGAATCGGAAGATGAGTTTTTGGAACGCTATCCCGGCGATGCTTATGCCGATTTTATAGGCTTTGATAATTACTGTACCAACAGCGTAGAAAGCTATCAAACTAAACTGGATAAGCGCCTTGCCATTGTTGATGTCATCGCCGCGAAACACCATAAAATGTCATGCCTGCCCGAAACCGGCTATGAAGGTATCCCCATGCAAAACTGGTGGACGGAGGTATTGCTGCAAACCCTTGCTAAGCACAAAGTATCATACGTAATGGCCTGGCGCAACGGAAACGATCATCACTATTATGTTCCGTACCCCGGCCAAACCAGCGCCGATGATTTTATAAAGTTTTACAACAACCCGCAAACCATTTTCCAAAACCGCATAACGCCATTGGGGATTTATGGTAAGCCGAATTGGAGCCCCCTCTAA